The Candidatus Zymogenus saltonus genome includes a window with the following:
- a CDS encoding elongation factor Tu, producing MAKKKFERTKPHVNVGTIGHIDHGKTTLT from the coding sequence ATGGCCAAGAAGAAATTTGAGAGGACCAAGCCGCACGTAAACGTGGGAACGATCGGCCACATAGATCACGGGAAGACGACATTGAC